A part of Myxococcus landrumus genomic DNA contains:
- a CDS encoding SMI1/KNR4 family protein yields the protein MLGATQLPVLEVKGPQRFTAPEELLDAAEKALGVSLPGSYREFARRYGFGEVGGMFTVHVPVPAGAQPGCAGLVGLSREIAGELVEDVDRQALDLRPDGTPELVRRLVPFGTSSNGDVMAWDPAAVSGPGELWIYLVSPRSGGVWRAAPNMAVFLAKAREPGVGGMMDRMRTQLPATFVPRPFTNG from the coding sequence ATGCTCGGCGCCACGCAGTTGCCTGTCCTGGAGGTGAAGGGGCCTCAACGGTTCACCGCTCCAGAGGAACTCCTCGACGCGGCCGAGAAGGCGCTCGGGGTGTCGCTGCCCGGCTCCTATCGTGAGTTCGCGCGGCGCTACGGGTTTGGCGAGGTGGGCGGCATGTTCACCGTCCATGTGCCGGTGCCTGCCGGCGCCCAGCCCGGCTGCGCGGGACTGGTGGGCCTCTCCCGAGAGATTGCGGGAGAGCTGGTCGAGGACGTGGACCGGCAGGCCCTGGACCTCCGCCCGGACGGCACACCCGAATTGGTGCGACGGCTCGTTCCCTTCGGGACGAGCAGCAACGGGGATGTGATGGCGTGGGACCCGGCCGCTGTGAGTGGTCCGGGCGAGCTGTGGATCTACCTGGTGTCACCACGCTCGGGCGGAGTGTGGCGGGCCGCTCCCAACATGGCCGTGTTCCTCGCCAAGGCGCGCGAGCCCGGGGTGGGAGGAATGATGGACCGGATGCGGACCCAGCTTCCCGCGACCTTCGTGCCCCGGCCCTTCACGAACGGGTGA